In one Polaribacter sp. ALD11 genomic region, the following are encoded:
- a CDS encoding SsrA-binding protein, which translates to MKKQVFKFLAKVNKFMLPSFTKKGLDISKASKIQLAVIGWRAFVTQNSLN; encoded by the coding sequence ATGAAAAAACAAGTTTTTAAATTTCTTGCAAAAGTGAATAAATTTATGCTACCTTCTTTTACAAAAAAAGGATTAGATATCTCTAAAGCTTCTAAAATTCAATTAGCAGTTATTGGCTGGAGAGCTTTTGTAACTCAAAACTCATTAAACTAA
- a CDS encoding Lacal_2735 family protein: protein MSRLNQLKTYRQHLEDRYCRLLEKSSDYRFIDENKSDSAAFKAMKILGKINRVSYLDRELHSIS, encoded by the coding sequence ATGTCACGACTAAACCAACTTAAAACTTACAGACAACATTTAGAAGATAGGTATTGTCGTTTATTAGAAAAATCTAGTGACTACCGTTTTATAGATGAAAATAAAAGTGATTCAGCTGCATTTAAAGCGATGAAGATTCTAGGAAAAATTAATAGAGTTAGTTACTTAGATAGAGAATTACATTCTATTTCTTAG
- a CDS encoding M15 family metallopeptidase, producing MSIYKIFIIFVFSTLFFGNFTSCKPKQKNRSSELIFTSKEEKDTIPKYPNYLTKEYVLGKFDYTKNLGFKVVPKQNSTKKIYLRKEVLVNFLLMKDAAAKDEIVLKIISGTRNFKHQKRIWNYKWNEKYNYLTPLNRVIKILEYSAMPSTSRHHWGTDLDLNSLNNAYFLNGKGKATYNWLQENASKFGFYQVYTSKKTGRKGYNEEKWHWSYLPLSSIYLNYYNTHITQKDITNFEGQEFFTKLNIIKNYVNGINEKILKLKP from the coding sequence TTGAGCATTTATAAAATATTTATAATATTTGTTTTTAGCACATTGTTCTTCGGAAATTTCACCAGTTGTAAACCGAAACAAAAAAACAGATCATCCGAATTAATCTTTACTTCTAAAGAAGAGAAAGATACAATTCCAAAATATCCAAATTACCTTACAAAAGAATATGTTTTAGGTAAGTTTGATTATACAAAAAATTTAGGATTTAAAGTCGTACCCAAACAAAATTCAACCAAAAAAATATATCTAAGAAAAGAAGTTTTAGTCAATTTCCTATTGATGAAAGATGCTGCTGCAAAAGATGAAATTGTCCTGAAAATAATTTCTGGAACTCGAAACTTCAAGCATCAAAAAAGAATTTGGAATTATAAATGGAATGAAAAATACAATTATCTTACTCCGTTAAACCGAGTTATAAAAATTCTAGAATATAGTGCTATGCCATCCACCTCTAGACACCATTGGGGCACCGATTTAGATTTGAATAGTTTAAATAATGCCTATTTTTTAAACGGAAAAGGTAAAGCAACCTATAATTGGCTTCAAGAAAATGCATCAAAGTTTGGCTTCTATCAAGTTTACACCTCTAAAAAAACAGGAAGAAAAGGGTATAATGAAGAAAAATGGCATTGGTCTTACCTTCCACTCTCTTCTATATATTTAAACTACTACAATACACACATTACACAGAAAGATATTACTAATTTTGAAGGACAGGAATTCTTTACAAAACTGAATATTATAAAAAATTACGTAAATGGAATTAATGAAAAAATCTTAAAACTAAAACCTTAA
- a CDS encoding calcium/sodium antiporter, whose product MSIFYVIIGLLLLVLGGEFLVRSSIGLSFKLNISKMVIGMTVVSFATSAPELLVSLQAALDGSPAIAINNVIGSNIANIGLVLGITAIIGPIVVNKDFYKLNWPVMMLFSLVLYYFLWNDNVLTQIEGIILLVGLVVFLFVLIRNARKEEVSLDEVDDALASIGYGKIVVWLLIGGIALYFGSELLVDGAKDIANNMGVSEGVISITMIAIGTSVPELAASVIAAMKGEKAISLGNLIGSNIFNIASVLGLTSLIKEIPVTEAQILSRDIFWMLGFAAILLPLVFIPNKFVLSRFKGVFLFLGYALFIYLVL is encoded by the coding sequence ATGAGTATTTTTTATGTAATTATAGGACTATTACTATTAGTTCTTGGGGGTGAGTTTTTGGTGAGATCTTCTATAGGCTTATCTTTTAAACTAAATATTTCTAAAATGGTTATTGGTATGACGGTAGTTTCTTTTGCTACTTCTGCACCAGAATTATTAGTTAGTTTACAGGCTGCGTTAGATGGTTCTCCTGCAATAGCAATAAACAATGTTATTGGTTCTAATATTGCGAATATTGGTTTGGTTTTAGGAATTACAGCTATAATAGGCCCAATTGTAGTAAATAAGGATTTTTATAAACTGAATTGGCCGGTAATGATGTTGTTTTCATTGGTGTTGTATTATTTCTTATGGAATGATAATGTTTTAACACAAATAGAAGGTATTATACTTTTGGTGGGGTTAGTAGTTTTTCTTTTTGTATTAATTAGAAATGCAAGAAAAGAAGAAGTTTCTTTAGATGAAGTAGATGATGCTTTGGCTTCAATTGGTTACGGAAAAATAGTTGTTTGGTTATTAATTGGTGGTATTGCATTGTATTTTGGTTCAGAACTTCTGGTTGACGGAGCAAAAGACATTGCAAATAATATGGGAGTTAGTGAAGGTGTTATCTCTATAACGATGATTGCGATTGGAACAAGTGTGCCAGAATTAGCAGCTTCTGTAATTGCAGCAATGAAAGGAGAAAAAGCGATTTCTTTAGGGAACCTAATAGGCTCTAATATATTTAATATAGCATCTGTATTAGGTTTAACATCATTAATTAAAGAGATTCCTGTTACTGAAGCTCAAATTTTGTCTAGAGATATTTTTTGGATGCTTGGTTTTGCAGCTATTTTACTACCGTTAGTGTTTATACCTAATAAGTTTGTGTTAAGTAGGTTTAAAGGTGTTTTCTTGTTTTTAGGATACGCCCTTTTTATCTATTTAGTTTTATAA
- a CDS encoding DUF4136 domain-containing protein produces the protein MKLLKPFMLFLAIALSSCSSVKVATDYDTKVDFNKYKTYAFYKTGIDKAKISDLDKKRILRAIEAELSILGMTKSTNPDMLVSIFTKSREKVNVNQNNNFGYGFGWGWNPWMNNGMNRNVNVSQYTEGTLFIDFIDKERKELVWQGVGTGALKTQNREKKEARIKEFVKEIVSRFPPGKNK, from the coding sequence ATGAAACTATTAAAACCCTTTATGTTGTTTTTAGCGATTGCGTTATCTTCTTGCAGTTCTGTTAAAGTAGCTACAGATTATGATACCAAAGTAGACTTCAATAAGTATAAAACGTATGCTTTTTATAAAACAGGTATTGATAAAGCTAAAATTTCTGATCTAGATAAAAAAAGAATTTTAAGAGCTATTGAAGCTGAACTTTCTATTTTGGGAATGACAAAATCTACTAATCCTGATATGTTAGTGAGCATTTTTACAAAATCAAGAGAAAAAGTAAACGTGAATCAGAATAATAATTTTGGTTACGGTTTTGGTTGGGGTTGGAACCCTTGGATGAATAATGGAATGAATAGAAATGTAAATGTTTCCCAATACACAGAAGGAACATTGTTCATAGATTTTATAGATAAAGAGAGAAAAGAGTTGGTTTGGCAAGGTGTTGGTACTGGTGCTTTAAAAACTCAGAATAGAGAAAAGAAGGAAGCTAGAATTAAAGAGTTTGTAAAAGAAATTGTTTCTAGATTTCCTCCTGGAAAAAATAAATAA
- a CDS encoding ATP-dependent Clp protease adaptor ClpS, which produces MSTKEKIQEEVDVLEKEVFQHEIVLHNDDVNTFDHVIGSLIDVCEHTLEQAEQCATLVHYKGKCTVKSGEYKDLEPKCSKLLQLGLSAELV; this is translated from the coding sequence ATGAGCACAAAAGAGAAAATTCAAGAAGAGGTAGATGTATTAGAAAAAGAAGTTTTTCAGCATGAGATTGTTTTACATAATGATGATGTAAATACATTTGATCATGTAATTGGTTCTTTAATTGATGTTTGTGAGCATACATTAGAGCAGGCGGAACAATGTGCTACTTTAGTTCATTATAAAGGGAAGTGTACCGTAAAGTCTGGTGAGTATAAAGATTTAGAGCCTAAATGTTCTAAATTGTTACAATTAGGTTTATCTGCAGAATTAGTATAA
- a CDS encoding DUF5522 domain-containing protein, whose protein sequence is MYNKRVPLEEGDYYVNEQGYKVFTAQFHLKRGSCCKSGCKHCPYGYDKKTDTFK, encoded by the coding sequence ATGTATAATAAGAGAGTACCTTTAGAGGAAGGAGATTACTATGTAAACGAGCAAGGTTATAAGGTTTTTACAGCCCAATTTCATTTAAAAAGAGGGTCTTGTTGTAAAAGTGGTTGTAAACATTGCCCTTATGGTTATGATAAAAAAACAGATACTTTTAAATAA
- the pyrF gene encoding orotidine-5'-phosphate decarboxylase: MTTQQLVAQIKKKKSFLCIGLDVDLDKIPSHLLEEEDPIFAFNKAIIDATHHLCVAYKPNTAFYEAYGLKGWKSLEKTITYLNKNYPEIFTIADAKRGDIGNTSTMYAKAFFEDLAFDSVTVAPYMGKDSVEPFLAFKNKHTIMLALTSNEGAFDFQTKKIDEKEVYKHVLETSKNWENSENLMYVVGATKAEYFKEIRKIVPNSFLLVPGVGAQGGSLEDVCKYGLSKNIGLLINSSRGIIYASNGKDFAEKAKEQAKELQLKMAKFL; encoded by the coding sequence ATGACAACACAGCAATTAGTAGCACAAATTAAGAAGAAAAAATCGTTTTTATGCATAGGATTGGATGTCGATTTAGACAAAATTCCTTCGCATTTATTAGAGGAAGAAGATCCTATTTTTGCATTTAACAAAGCTATTATAGATGCAACACATCATCTTTGTGTTGCCTACAAACCAAACACCGCTTTTTATGAAGCGTATGGTTTAAAAGGATGGAAATCTTTAGAGAAAACCATTACATATCTAAATAAAAACTATCCTGAAATTTTTACCATTGCAGATGCAAAACGTGGCGATATTGGAAATACCTCAACCATGTATGCCAAAGCTTTCTTTGAAGATTTAGCATTCGATTCTGTTACTGTTGCCCCATATATGGGAAAAGATTCTGTAGAACCTTTTTTAGCTTTTAAAAACAAACACACCATTATGTTAGCTTTAACTTCTAATGAAGGTGCTTTTGATTTTCAGACGAAGAAAATTGACGAGAAAGAAGTTTATAAACATGTTTTAGAGACTTCTAAGAACTGGGAAAACTCAGAAAACTTAATGTATGTTGTTGGTGCCACTAAGGCTGAATACTTTAAAGAAATTAGAAAAATAGTGCCTAATTCTTTCTTATTGGTTCCTGGTGTTGGCGCACAAGGCGGAAGCTTAGAGGATGTTTGTAAATATGGTTTGTCTAAAAACATCGGCCTTCTAATTAATTCTTCTAGAGGAATTATTTATGCTTCTAATGGTAAAGATTTCGCAGAAAAAGCAAAGGAACAAGCAAAAGAGTTGCAATTAAAAATGGCAAAATTCCTATAA
- a CDS encoding TlpA disulfide reductase family protein — protein sequence MKKIVLIFIIVCTSCNFEKPTEFSELALNESVYSLNGTQFSIKEVLNTHKGNKILIDVWASWCGDCIKGLASVRNLQKDYLDVVFLFLSVDKSKNAWKKGINRFQIEGEHYNLPKGMKDGDFVDFINLGWIPRYMVIDEQGKITLFKATSASDSSIEDALKVVI from the coding sequence ATGAAAAAAATAGTCCTAATCTTTATAATCGTATGCACAAGTTGCAATTTTGAGAAACCTACAGAATTCTCTGAATTGGCTTTAAATGAAAGTGTTTACAGTCTAAATGGTACCCAGTTTTCCATAAAAGAAGTTCTAAATACACATAAAGGAAATAAAATTTTGATTGATGTTTGGGCCTCTTGGTGTGGAGATTGTATCAAAGGTTTGGCAAGTGTTCGAAATCTTCAAAAAGACTATCTCGATGTTGTGTTTTTATTTTTATCTGTTGATAAAAGCAAAAATGCATGGAAAAAGGGAATCAATAGATTTCAAATTGAAGGAGAACATTACAATTTACCTAAAGGAATGAAAGATGGCGATTTTGTAGATTTTATAAATTTAGGATGGATTCCGAGATATATGGTGATTGATGAGCAAGGAAAAATCACGCTTTTCAAAGCCACTAGCGCTTCAGATTCTTCGATTGAAGATGCATTGAAGGTGGTTATATAA
- a CDS encoding DUF4197 domain-containing protein, producing MIKRILVLVIAIQFAGCAELQNVVKNLPTGGGLSQDQIGNGLRQALDNGIKNQVSKLTSKDGFYKNQLVKIILPEELQAVDKGLRSIGLGNLADEGIKVLNRAAEDAVKTATPIFVNAVKEITFNDAKNILLGEKNAATSFLQTKTEQNLYESFTPVIDKSFAKVGADKVWNNLISRYNSIPFVKKVNPDLTNYVTTEALKGVFTMIAVEEKGIREKAGLRNTALLKQVFALQDNK from the coding sequence ATGATAAAAAGAATTTTAGTTTTAGTAATTGCAATTCAGTTTGCAGGATGTGCAGAATTACAAAATGTAGTAAAGAATTTACCAACTGGTGGAGGCTTATCTCAAGATCAAATAGGTAATGGATTAAGGCAAGCATTAGATAATGGAATTAAAAATCAGGTTTCTAAGTTAACATCTAAAGATGGTTTTTATAAAAACCAACTAGTAAAAATTATTTTACCAGAAGAATTACAGGCAGTAGACAAAGGTTTGCGTAGTATTGGTTTAGGTAATTTAGCCGACGAAGGTATTAAGGTTTTAAATAGAGCTGCAGAGGATGCTGTAAAAACGGCGACGCCAATTTTTGTAAATGCTGTAAAAGAAATTACATTTAATGATGCTAAAAATATCCTTTTAGGAGAAAAAAATGCTGCAACAAGCTTTCTTCAAACAAAAACAGAGCAAAATTTATACGAAAGTTTTACACCAGTAATAGATAAATCTTTTGCTAAAGTAGGCGCAGATAAAGTTTGGAATAACTTAATCTCGAGGTATAATTCGATTCCCTTTGTGAAAAAAGTGAATCCAGATTTAACAAATTATGTTACAACAGAAGCTTTAAAAGGTGTTTTTACAATGATTGCTGTTGAAGAAAAAGGAATACGTGAAAAGGCAGGTTTAAGAAATACAGCTTTGTTAAAGCAAGTTTTTGCTTTACAAGATAATAAATAA
- the tpiA gene encoding triose-phosphate isomerase, which translates to MRTKIVAGNWKLNNDKEESKKLIKSLKKAIKENKLKNTRVIVAPTFVNLSSSVKAAKKSKIEVVAQNMHQASNGAFTGEVSADMLKAVGVETVILGHSERRTYFNETDAALAEKVNTVLEKGMETIFCFGELLEDRKSENHFTVVESQLKNALFHLEAKDWKSIILAYEPVWAIGTGETASPEQAQEMHAFIRGIIEKKYDKKVADKVSILYGGSVKPANAEEIFSKPDVDGGLIGGAALNVKDFTGIINAI; encoded by the coding sequence ATGAGAACTAAGATTGTTGCAGGTAACTGGAAGTTGAATAACGATAAAGAAGAAAGCAAAAAGTTAATTAAGAGCTTAAAAAAAGCAATTAAAGAGAACAAATTAAAAAATACGCGTGTAATTGTTGCACCAACATTTGTTAATTTATCATCTTCTGTAAAAGCAGCAAAAAAATCTAAGATAGAGGTAGTTGCACAAAATATGCACCAAGCTTCAAATGGCGCTTTTACAGGTGAGGTTTCTGCAGATATGTTAAAAGCTGTTGGAGTTGAAACTGTAATTTTAGGACACTCAGAAAGAAGAACTTATTTTAATGAAACGGATGCGGCTTTAGCGGAAAAAGTAAACACTGTTTTAGAAAAAGGAATGGAGACAATTTTCTGTTTTGGAGAATTGTTAGAAGATAGAAAATCTGAGAACCATTTTACGGTTGTAGAAAGTCAATTAAAAAATGCCTTATTTCATTTAGAAGCAAAAGATTGGAAAAGTATTATTTTGGCTTATGAGCCAGTTTGGGCAATAGGTACAGGAGAAACTGCGAGCCCAGAACAAGCACAAGAAATGCATGCTTTTATTAGAGGTATTATAGAGAAGAAATACGATAAAAAAGTAGCTGATAAAGTTTCAATTTTATATGGAGGAAGTGTAAAACCCGCAAATGCAGAAGAAATTTTTTCTAAACCAGATGTAGATGGTGGCTTAATTGGTGGTGCAGCTTTAAACGTAAAAGATTTTACAGGAATTATTAATGCGATCTAA
- a CDS encoding ABC transporter substrate-binding protein yields the protein MIKKLKIISLVPSLTELLVALGLEENIVGITKFCIHPKNLIKDKVVVGGTKTIHLEKVKALEPDFILCNKEENTKEIVENCRKIATTHVSDLFTIEDVIALIQYYGRIFSCEKKAILIIDELNMKLKDFKLFIKDKPTLKVVYFIWKNPWMIAANNTFINHLLTLNKFENCYENLNRYPEITLEDLKTKEVDAVFLSSEPFPFKEKNSLDFNNYTENTNIVLVDGEYFSWYGSRLLKAFDYFKELRNRM from the coding sequence TTGATAAAAAAGCTAAAAATAATATCGTTAGTACCAAGTTTAACCGAGTTATTGGTAGCTTTAGGTTTAGAGGAAAATATTGTAGGTATTACTAAGTTTTGCATTCACCCTAAGAACTTAATAAAAGACAAGGTTGTTGTTGGCGGAACGAAAACCATTCACCTAGAAAAAGTTAAAGCCCTAGAACCTGATTTTATTCTTTGTAATAAAGAGGAAAACACGAAAGAAATTGTAGAAAACTGTAGAAAAATAGCAACAACGCATGTTTCAGACCTTTTTACAATTGAAGACGTTATAGCACTAATACAATATTATGGTCGTATTTTTTCTTGTGAAAAAAAAGCAATTCTAATTATTGATGAATTAAATATGAAGCTTAAAGACTTTAAACTTTTCATTAAAGACAAACCAACTTTAAAAGTCGTTTATTTTATTTGGAAAAATCCATGGATGATTGCTGCCAATAACACGTTTATAAATCATTTGTTAACACTTAACAAATTTGAAAATTGTTATGAAAACTTAAATCGATACCCAGAAATAACTTTAGAAGATTTAAAAACGAAAGAGGTTGATGCTGTTTTTTTATCATCAGAACCGTTTCCTTTTAAGGAGAAAAACAGTTTAGACTTCAATAATTACACAGAGAACACAAATATAGTGCTGGTAGATGGAGAGTACTTTTCTTGGTATGGCAGCAGATTGCTAAAAGCGTTTGATTATTTTAAGGAACTAAGAAATAGAATGTAA
- a CDS encoding DUF2007 domain-containing protein, with translation METEHITVFSGSSIIVKGLQNRLDDHNIGSITKDRVESARLAGFGSDRNAVELLILKSDVEKAQPIVDIYKEEINS, from the coding sequence ATGGAAACAGAACACATAACAGTATTTTCAGGATCTTCTATTATAGTAAAAGGACTTCAAAACAGATTAGACGACCACAACATTGGCTCTATAACAAAAGACAGAGTAGAGTCTGCAAGACTCGCAGGCTTTGGCTCAGATAGAAATGCAGTTGAATTATTGATCTTAAAATCTGATGTAGAAAAAGCACAACCTATTGTAGATATTTACAAAGAAGAAATTAATTCATAA
- the prmA gene encoding 50S ribosomal protein L11 methyltransferase, producing MDNIYIEYNFTVSPKEPTVEILIAELGNVGFESFVENENGVTAYIQKTAWNESILEGIFVLNSDEFSIEYNKNEVPQTNWNAEWEKNFEAIQVDDLVSIRAPFHENPNLKYEIVIEPKMSFGTGHHETTHMMVQHLLQLDLEDKKVLDMGCGTGILAIFAEMKGAKPLDAIDIDNWCYENSLENVERNNCKNISVYEGDASLLIDKKYDVIIANINRNILLMDMKVYANCLNENGVLLLSGFYEQDIPVIDAEVSKHGLKLEKFIQRNNWVALKYNK from the coding sequence ATGGACAATATTTATATAGAATACAATTTTACAGTTTCACCAAAAGAACCAACAGTAGAAATTCTTATTGCAGAATTAGGAAATGTTGGCTTTGAAAGTTTTGTTGAAAACGAAAACGGAGTAACCGCATATATTCAGAAAACAGCTTGGAACGAATCGATCTTAGAAGGTATTTTTGTGTTAAATTCAGACGAGTTTTCTATTGAGTACAATAAAAATGAAGTTCCGCAAACAAATTGGAATGCAGAATGGGAAAAGAATTTTGAAGCAATTCAGGTAGACGATTTGGTAAGCATTCGTGCACCATTTCATGAGAATCCGAATTTAAAATACGAAATTGTAATCGAGCCAAAAATGAGTTTTGGAACAGGACATCATGAAACAACACACATGATGGTACAACATTTGCTACAATTAGATTTAGAAGATAAAAAAGTATTGGATATGGGGTGTGGAACTGGAATTTTAGCAATTTTTGCTGAAATGAAAGGCGCAAAACCATTAGACGCTATAGATATTGATAATTGGTGTTATGAAAATTCTTTAGAGAATGTAGAACGCAATAATTGTAAAAACATTTCCGTTTATGAAGGAGATGCATCACTTTTAATAGATAAAAAGTATGATGTTATTATTGCTAATATCAATAGAAATATACTTTTGATGGATATGAAAGTCTATGCAAACTGTTTGAATGAAAATGGCGTTTTATTATTAAGTGGTTTTTATGAACAAGACATTCCAGTAATAGATGCAGAAGTTTCTAAACATGGCTTAAAATTAGAGAAATTTATTCAAAGAAATAACTGGGTAGCATTAAAGTACAATAAATAA